A window of Jannaschia sp. M317 contains these coding sequences:
- a CDS encoding type IV secretory system conjugative DNA transfer family protein has product MQPEGPKLLPKLLVTSALGTALYKTWPLVAKAPYGADWGLIVWGLGAVATVAGAYGVATEVGALVARVSRTFRAFRPKESPASAKWLTAREARKAGLGNTEGLFLGVLEGQPLFIANAVHGLTCAPARKGKTTSFVLPALCHDFGASCIAADMKGDLAVQTGEHRERVLGQNVIYVNPAHQFGKPNMPYNPMQIILDDLAYAPQDVIADARSMATQIHSEAPGGDRDPFWPNGTRKMLVFTVVAQCALRDEHDAHLPRVYEVLGDDRLFDDLLSDAKDSTALGGELAAMARNIKNVWDENPKHFESFREGALQSLAPFGPSGRLAPSMQSCAFRFSDLKKQKTSLYLICDYSRMDVFAPWLGLIIWAALKELVRENNDTPVYFLLDEFTNYRLSGLPNALTALGSYGIRCWMLVQELDEVARAYGREALSTILSQTDVKQFFGVASDQTAQLVSRMLGEEELNSESFGLGHDVLGIPSLNLGRRSKPLLKPDQIRRLPDDEQIVFIKNLRAARLLKVGAHEIDPFRRQVKPNPLHGNKPFLGRVKMRIRNGVARASRAGRRKIERPKRPLLRPLLASMAHLVPGPPVLLLAGAVLTVATFGWPHLRIEYTRSFSWCSYAGLPFVSQSFVLSGQDHCPLILWRKSEGHVQ; this is encoded by the coding sequence ATGCAGCCCGAAGGCCCCAAACTCCTGCCTAAACTGCTGGTGACGAGCGCGCTCGGCACCGCACTCTACAAGACTTGGCCTCTGGTCGCCAAAGCGCCTTACGGCGCGGATTGGGGGCTGATCGTCTGGGGTCTGGGCGCTGTTGCCACCGTCGCCGGAGCCTACGGCGTGGCGACGGAAGTCGGCGCGCTCGTTGCAAGAGTATCGCGGACGTTCCGCGCCTTCCGCCCGAAGGAGTCGCCCGCCTCGGCGAAGTGGCTTACTGCGAGGGAGGCGCGCAAAGCTGGGCTCGGAAACACGGAAGGCCTGTTCCTCGGCGTTCTCGAAGGCCAGCCGCTCTTCATCGCCAATGCAGTGCACGGGTTGACCTGCGCTCCGGCAAGGAAGGGCAAGACAACGTCCTTCGTGCTGCCCGCCCTTTGCCACGACTTCGGTGCGAGCTGCATCGCGGCGGACATGAAGGGTGATTTGGCCGTCCAGACTGGCGAACATCGCGAACGGGTGCTCGGTCAGAACGTCATCTACGTCAATCCGGCGCATCAGTTCGGCAAGCCAAACATGCCCTACAATCCCATGCAGATCATCCTGGATGATCTTGCCTATGCGCCGCAGGACGTGATCGCCGATGCGCGTTCCATGGCAACGCAGATTCACTCGGAAGCCCCTGGCGGAGACCGGGACCCCTTCTGGCCGAATGGCACGCGAAAGATGCTCGTCTTCACAGTCGTCGCTCAATGTGCGCTCCGCGATGAGCATGATGCGCATCTGCCGCGCGTCTATGAAGTTCTCGGCGATGATCGGCTGTTTGACGATCTGCTGAGCGATGCCAAGGATAGCACCGCACTCGGCGGCGAATTGGCCGCAATGGCGCGCAACATCAAGAACGTCTGGGACGAAAACCCAAAGCACTTCGAATCCTTCCGCGAAGGCGCCCTCCAATCACTCGCGCCGTTCGGCCCTAGCGGACGCCTCGCGCCGTCTATGCAGAGCTGCGCTTTCCGGTTCAGCGATCTGAAGAAGCAGAAAACGTCTCTTTATCTGATTTGCGACTACAGCCGCATGGACGTGTTCGCGCCTTGGCTTGGTCTGATCATTTGGGCCGCGCTGAAAGAGCTGGTGCGCGAAAACAATGACACGCCCGTCTATTTCCTGCTCGATGAGTTTACGAACTATCGACTGAGCGGGTTGCCGAACGCCCTCACGGCCCTCGGCTCCTATGGCATTCGTTGCTGGATGCTGGTGCAGGAGCTCGATGAGGTTGCCAGAGCTTATGGCAGAGAGGCGCTCTCCACGATCCTCAGCCAGACAGATGTCAAACAATTCTTCGGTGTCGCCTCCGATCAGACGGCGCAGCTTGTATCACGTATGCTGGGGGAAGAAGAGCTCAACTCCGAAAGCTTCGGCCTTGGCCACGATGTGCTTGGCATTCCTTCGCTGAATCTTGGCCGCCGCTCGAAGCCGCTGTTGAAGCCTGATCAAATCCGGCGTCTGCCCGACGATGAGCAGATCGTGTTTATCAAGAACCTGCGTGCCGCTCGGCTTCTCAAGGTTGGTGCGCACGAGATCGATCCTTTCCGGCGGCAGGTCAAGCCGAACCCCCTGCATGGCAACAAGCCATTCCTTGGCCGCGTGAAGATGCGCATCAGGAACGGTGTGGCGCGCGCCTCGCGCGCGGGAAGGCGGAAGATCGAACGGCCCAAGCGTCCCTTGCTGCGTCCGCTGCTGGCAAGCATGGCCCATCTGGTGCCTGGCCCTCCTGTCCTCTTGCTGGCCGGGGCAGTGCTGACGGTAGCCACCTTCGGCTGGCCGCACCTTCGTATCGAGTACACCCGCAGTTTCAGCTGGTGCAGCTACGCCGGTCTCCCCTTCGTGAGCCAGTCTTTCGTGCTGAGCGGTCAGGATCACTGTCCGCTCATCCTCTGGCGGAAATCCGAAGGGCATGTGCAGTGA
- a CDS encoding recombinase family protein yields the protein MTRTAIYARYSTDLQRESSIEDQIRLCEKKVREAGGQVFQSYTDHAVSGASIMRPGIQMLMQDAAAGRFDEVYAEALDRISRDQADIASFYKRLTFAGVRIVTYAEGEINELHIGLKGTMNALFLSDLRKKTHRGLVGKVEKGLSGGGKCYGYDVVHGEERGHRTINEAQAAIVRRIFEEYAAGKSPKAIALTLNKEGIPGPMGKAWGQSTINGNRQRGTGILNNELYIGRLVWNRLTYMKNPETGKRVSKLNPEEDWIIHDVPELQLIDDDLWQAAKDRQRKLDRTGGNFWTKQRPRNLFSGLIKCGECGGGFSMVSQTHMGCSNARNKGTCSNKRTMKRENLEQDVLGALEHYLMDDELCNVFCEEYTRHMNKLRREHDAALDFHRDDLRKVKKHLSQMVDAIAEGAPVAPIKDKMHELENRRVHLEALLKDVEEAPPLLHPSMACRYREQLGKLIETLNTPEHRAEAAEIVRSLVEKIVLTPDESENRLVADLHGDLAGILTLSAGPKPSSHINDATIAASRAALGEGPTCESAPEGASQDKLVAGVGFEPTTFRL from the coding sequence ATGACAAGAACCGCCATCTACGCCCGCTACTCTACAGACCTCCAGCGAGAATCCTCCATCGAGGATCAGATCAGGCTGTGCGAGAAGAAGGTGCGAGAGGCTGGCGGGCAGGTGTTCCAGAGCTACACAGATCACGCCGTCTCGGGCGCATCCATCATGCGGCCCGGAATCCAGATGCTCATGCAGGATGCGGCTGCGGGGCGCTTTGACGAAGTTTATGCGGAAGCGCTCGACCGGATCAGCCGTGATCAAGCGGATATCGCATCTTTTTACAAGCGCCTTACCTTTGCTGGGGTGCGGATTGTCACTTACGCTGAAGGCGAGATCAACGAGCTGCACATTGGCCTCAAGGGCACGATGAACGCGCTTTTTCTCTCCGACCTACGGAAGAAGACGCATCGCGGGCTCGTCGGGAAGGTCGAGAAGGGTCTCTCCGGTGGCGGTAAGTGCTACGGTTATGACGTGGTGCATGGCGAGGAGCGCGGCCACAGGACGATCAACGAAGCGCAGGCCGCTATCGTCCGGCGCATCTTCGAGGAATATGCAGCCGGAAAGTCTCCCAAGGCCATCGCGCTTACTCTAAACAAGGAAGGCATTCCGGGGCCGATGGGCAAAGCCTGGGGGCAAAGCACCATCAACGGAAACCGCCAGCGTGGCACGGGCATCCTGAACAACGAGCTTTACATTGGCCGTCTGGTTTGGAACCGCCTGACCTACATGAAGAATCCCGAGACTGGTAAGCGCGTCTCAAAGCTCAATCCTGAAGAGGATTGGATCATTCACGACGTTCCGGAACTTCAGCTCATCGACGACGATCTATGGCAGGCAGCCAAGGATCGACAGCGCAAGCTGGACAGGACGGGTGGAAACTTCTGGACGAAGCAACGTCCTCGCAATCTATTCTCAGGGCTCATCAAGTGCGGCGAATGCGGTGGTGGATTTTCCATGGTTTCGCAAACCCACATGGGATGCTCCAACGCCCGCAACAAAGGCACATGCTCGAACAAAAGAACGATGAAGCGGGAGAACCTTGAGCAAGACGTGCTCGGTGCTCTCGAACACTATTTGATGGACGACGAACTCTGCAACGTCTTCTGCGAAGAATACACACGGCACATGAACAAGCTCCGCCGTGAACATGATGCAGCGCTCGATTTCCATCGCGACGACCTGCGAAAAGTTAAGAAGCATCTTTCCCAGATGGTCGATGCCATCGCCGAAGGCGCGCCGGTCGCGCCGATCAAGGACAAGATGCACGAACTAGAGAATCGGAGGGTACACTTGGAAGCCCTCCTGAAAGATGTAGAGGAGGCTCCTCCTCTGCTGCACCCCAGTATGGCCTGCCGATATCGTGAGCAGCTGGGGAAACTGATCGAAACGTTGAACACGCCTGAGCATCGCGCTGAGGCAGCGGAAATCGTTCGATCATTGGTCGAGAAGATCGTCCTGACACCGGACGAAAGCGAAAACCGTTTGGTGGCTGATCTTCACGGCGACCTGGCAGGCATCCTGACGTTGTCTGCCGGACCGAAGCCTTCTTCGCATATCAACGACGCCACGATTGCGGCTAGCAGAGCCGCGCTTGGCGAAGGCCCAACATGCGAAAGCGCCCCGGAGGGCGCTTCGCAGGATAAGTTGGTTGCGGGAGTAGGATTTGAACCTACGACCTTCAGGTTATGA
- a CDS encoding type II toxin-antitoxin system Phd/YefM family antitoxin produces MTPAALRLSTTLAHERLSEIVRRVQDPRAYCVLTRHGKPVAAVVSMAELSRIFDAHDIERLKTRGWAKAWPTALSGKWPSTARETGEMLLKVQMDRLSERRLLARAGLDPVPGGEVAVEVDVPARRRWFGWRR; encoded by the coding sequence ATGACGCCCGCTGCCCTGCGCCTGTCCACCACGCTCGCACATGAGCGCCTGTCTGAAATTGTCCGCCGGGTGCAGGACCCGCGCGCCTATTGCGTCCTGACCCGACATGGCAAACCTGTCGCCGCCGTCGTGTCGATGGCGGAGCTTTCGCGGATCTTCGATGCGCATGACATCGAGAGACTGAAGACACGGGGGTGGGCCAAGGCCTGGCCCACGGCGTTGTCGGGGAAATGGCCGTCTACGGCGCGGGAGACGGGGGAGATGCTGCTGAAGGTGCAGATGGACCGCCTGTCCGAACGGCGGCTGCTGGCACGGGCGGGCCTGGACCCGGTCCCGGGCGGCGAGGTCGCGGTGGAAGTGGACGTGCCGGCGCGGAGGCGGTGGTTCGGGTGGCGGCGTTAG
- the lepA gene encoding translation elongation factor 4 has product MTDLSRIRNFSIVAHIDHGKSTLADRLIQETNTVALRDMKEQLLDAMDIERERGITIKANTVRIDFTAADGETYVLNLIDTPGHVDFAYEVSRSMRAVEGSLLVVDSTQGVEAQTLANVYQAIDADHEIVPVLNKIDLPASEPDRVREQIEDVIGIDASEALLVSAKTGQGIKETLQAVVDKLPAPKGDPDAPLKAMLVDSWYDSYLGVIVLVRIIDGKLKKGDRVRFMSNDTIHHVDRIGVFRPPMTEIDVLGPGEIGFLTASIKQVRDTRVGDTITHEKKGTDKALPGFKPSQPVVFCGLFPVDSAEFEDLRDAIEKLALNDASFSYEVESSAALGFGFRCGFLGLLHLEVIRDRIEREYDIDLITTAPSVVYHIHMRAKEGEEGEMRELHNPADMPDLTHVDHLEEPRIKATILVPDDYLGDVLKLCQDRRGIQLDLTYAGPRAMVVYDLPLNEVVFDFYDRLKSVTKGYASFDYQMIGYREDNLVKMSILVNDEPVDALSIMVHRDRAEMRGRAMVEKLKELIPRHMFKIPIQAAIGGKVIARETLAALRKDVTAKCYGGDATRKKKLLEKQKAGKKKMRQFGKVEIPQSAFINALKMDG; this is encoded by the coding sequence ATGACCGACCTCAGCCGTATCCGTAACTTTTCCATCGTCGCACACATCGACCACGGTAAATCCACCCTGGCCGATCGCCTGATCCAGGAAACCAACACGGTTGCCCTGCGCGACATGAAGGAACAGCTGCTCGACGCGATGGATATCGAACGCGAGCGGGGCATCACCATCAAGGCCAACACGGTCCGCATCGATTTCACCGCCGCCGACGGCGAGACCTACGTTCTCAACCTGATCGACACCCCCGGTCACGTCGATTTCGCCTATGAGGTCAGCCGCTCCATGCGCGCCGTCGAAGGCTCCCTGCTGGTGGTCGACAGCACCCAGGGCGTCGAGGCACAGACCCTGGCCAACGTCTATCAGGCCATCGACGCCGACCACGAAATCGTGCCCGTCCTCAACAAGATCGACCTGCCCGCGTCCGAACCCGACCGTGTGCGCGAACAGATCGAGGACGTCATCGGCATCGACGCCTCCGAGGCGCTGCTGGTGTCCGCCAAGACCGGGCAGGGCATCAAGGAAACCCTGCAGGCCGTGGTGGACAAACTGCCCGCCCCCAAGGGCGACCCCGATGCGCCGCTCAAGGCGATGCTGGTGGATAGCTGGTATGACAGCTATCTTGGCGTCATCGTCCTGGTGCGGATCATCGACGGCAAATTGAAAAAGGGCGACCGCGTCCGTTTCATGTCCAACGACACGATCCACCATGTCGACCGCATCGGCGTCTTCCGCCCCCCTATGACCGAGATCGACGTTCTCGGCCCCGGCGAAATCGGCTTTCTCACCGCGTCGATCAAACAGGTCCGCGACACCCGCGTGGGCGACACGATCACCCACGAAAAAAAGGGCACCGACAAGGCGTTGCCGGGCTTCAAACCCTCTCAGCCGGTCGTGTTCTGCGGCCTGTTTCCGGTCGATTCCGCCGAGTTTGAGGACCTGCGCGACGCCATCGAGAAACTGGCCCTCAATGACGCGTCCTTTTCCTACGAGGTGGAATCCTCTGCCGCGCTCGGCTTCGGCTTCCGCTGCGGATTCCTCGGCCTGCTGCACCTGGAGGTCATCCGTGACCGGATCGAGCGGGAATACGACATCGACCTGATCACCACCGCGCCCTCGGTCGTCTATCACATCCACATGCGCGCCAAGGAAGGCGAAGAAGGCGAGATGCGCGAGTTGCACAACCCCGCCGACATGCCCGACCTGACCCACGTGGATCACCTGGAAGAGCCGCGGATCAAGGCCACGATCCTGGTGCCCGACGACTATCTGGGTGACGTGCTGAAACTCTGCCAAGATCGCCGTGGCATCCAGCTGGACCTGACCTACGCCGGCCCCCGCGCCATGGTGGTCTATGATCTGCCGCTGAACGAAGTCGTCTTCGATTTCTACGATAGGCTGAAATCGGTGACTAAGGGCTACGCCAGCTTCGACTACCAGATGATCGGCTACCGGGAGGACAACCTGGTCAAGATGTCCATCCTCGTCAACGACGAGCCTGTGGACGCCCTGTCGATCATGGTCCACCGCGACCGCGCCGAAATGCGCGGCCGCGCCATGGTCGAAAAGCTCAAGGAACTGATCCCCCGCCACATGTTCAAGATCCCGATCCAGGCCGCCATCGGCGGCAAGGTCATCGCACGCGAAACCCTCGCCGCGCTTCGCAAGGACGTGACCGCCAAATGCTACGGCGGCGATGCGACGCGGAAGAAAAAGCTGCTGGAGAAACAGAAGGCCGGCAAGAAAAAGATGCGCCAATTCGGCAAGGTGGAAATCCCGCAGTCGGCGTTCATCAATGCACTGAAAATGGATGGGTGA
- the gcvP gene encoding aminomethyl-transferring glycine dehydrogenase translates to MPLTDYDTYDFANRRHIGPSPAEMDEMLAAIGTPSLDVLIDETVPASIRQADPLPWPQMTEHAILARMRELANRNRVTVSMIGQGYHDTVTPPAIQRNILENPAWYTAYTPYQPEIAQGRLEALLNFQTMISDLTGLPIANASLLDEATACAEAMVMAQRVSKSKAMAFFVDENCHPQNIAVMRTRAEPLGIELIVGDPDTLEAEAVFGAIFQYPGTHGHLRDFSAQIEALHAAKGVAAVATDLLALCLLKEPGAMGADIAVGSAQRFGVPLGYGGPHAAFFACTDAMKRHMPGRLVGVSVDSHGNKAYRLSLQTREQHIRREKATSNVCTAQALLAVMASFYAVFHGPKGLHHIATHVHAHAVALRDALSGAGFTVDQATVFDTMTVQTGPLQGVIWRSARAEGITLRRVGTDRIGIACDELTDAETLTRLLRAFGVEGQVAATRTDIPEGLQRQTDYLTHPIFHMNRAEAEMMRYMRRLADRDLALDRAMIPLGSCTMKLNAAVEMMPVTFPEFGKIHPFAPAEDALGYKEMIDELAARLCVITGYDAMSMQPNSGAQGEYAGLLTIAAYHRANGHDRRICLIPTSAHGTNPASAQMAGMKVVVVKAAENGDIDLDDFRAKAEAAGDDLAACMITYPSTHGVFEDTVRDVCEITHSYGGQVYLDGANLNAMVGLSKPGEIGADVSHLNLHKTFCIPHGGGGPGMGPIGVKAHLAPHLPGHPDLGTEGPVSAAPYGSASILPISYAYVMMMGGAGLTQATKVAILSANYIAARLKGSYDVLYGGRRGRIAHECILDTRPFADSAGVTVDDVAKRLMDNGFHAPTMSWPVAGTLMVEPTESEPKPELDRFIDAMLAIREEVRAIEEGRIDAANNPLKNAPHTMEDLVRDWDRPYSREEGCFPPGAFRVDKYWPPVNRVDNVAGDRNLICTCPPLEEYLDAAE, encoded by the coding sequence ATGCCGCTGACCGATTACGACACCTATGATTTCGCCAACCGTCGCCACATCGGCCCCTCGCCCGCCGAGATGGACGAGATGCTGGCCGCCATCGGCACGCCGTCGCTCGACGTGCTCATCGACGAGACGGTGCCCGCCTCGATCCGCCAGGCGGACCCGCTGCCCTGGCCGCAGATGACGGAACACGCAATTCTGGCGCGGATGCGCGAACTGGCCAACCGCAACCGCGTGACCGTTTCCATGATCGGGCAGGGTTACCATGACACGGTCACGCCGCCTGCCATTCAGCGCAACATCCTGGAAAACCCGGCCTGGTACACCGCCTACACCCCCTATCAGCCCGAAATCGCGCAGGGCCGGCTAGAGGCGCTCTTGAACTTCCAGACGATGATTTCCGATCTGACCGGTCTGCCCATCGCGAACGCCTCTTTACTGGATGAGGCGACGGCCTGCGCCGAGGCGATGGTCATGGCGCAACGCGTTTCCAAGTCGAAGGCCATGGCCTTCTTTGTCGACGAGAACTGCCATCCCCAGAACATTGCCGTCATGCGCACACGGGCGGAGCCGCTGGGCATCGAGCTGATCGTGGGCGATCCCGACACGCTGGAGGCCGAGGCCGTGTTTGGCGCGATCTTCCAGTATCCCGGCACCCATGGCCACCTGCGCGACTTCTCCGCCCAGATCGAGGCATTGCACGCGGCCAAGGGCGTCGCCGCCGTGGCCACGGATCTGTTGGCGCTGTGCCTGCTCAAGGAACCCGGCGCGATGGGGGCCGACATTGCCGTCGGCTCGGCGCAGCGGTTCGGCGTGCCGCTGGGCTACGGCGGCCCGCACGCGGCCTTCTTCGCCTGCACCGACGCGATGAAGCGGCATATGCCCGGCCGCCTTGTCGGCGTGTCGGTCGACAGTCACGGCAACAAGGCCTACCGCCTGTCGCTGCAGACCCGCGAACAGCATATCCGCCGTGAAAAGGCGACGTCGAATGTCTGCACCGCGCAGGCGCTGCTGGCCGTCATGGCCAGCTTCTACGCCGTGTTCCACGGGCCCAAGGGCCTGCACCACATCGCCACCCACGTCCACGCCCATGCCGTCGCCCTGCGCGATGCGCTGTCGGGCGCGGGCTTCACGGTCGACCAGGCAACGGTCTTCGATACCATGACCGTTCAGACCGGACCGCTTCAGGGCGTCATCTGGCGGTCTGCCCGCGCCGAGGGGATCACCCTGCGTCGCGTCGGCACCGACCGGATCGGCATCGCCTGCGACGAGCTGACGGACGCCGAAACGCTGACCCGTCTGTTGCGCGCATTTGGCGTCGAGGGGCAGGTCGCCGCGACCCGCACCGACATCCCCGAAGGCTTGCAGCGTCAGACCGACTACCTGACGCATCCGATCTTTCACATGAACCGGGCCGAGGCCGAGATGATGCGCTACATGCGCCGTCTTGCCGACCGCGACCTGGCGCTGGACCGGGCGATGATCCCGCTCGGCTCCTGCACGATGAAGTTGAATGCCGCCGTCGAGATGATGCCGGTCACCTTCCCCGAGTTCGGCAAGATCCACCCCTTTGCCCCCGCCGAAGACGCGCTGGGCTACAAGGAGATGATCGACGAGCTGGCCGCCCGGCTTTGCGTCATCACCGGCTATGACGCCATGTCGATGCAGCCCAATTCGGGCGCGCAGGGGGAATACGCGGGTCTTTTGACCATCGCGGCCTATCACCGGGCCAACGGCCATGACCGCCGCATCTGCCTGATCCCGACCTCTGCCCATGGAACCAACCCGGCCTCCGCCCAGATGGCGGGGATGAAGGTGGTGGTGGTGAAGGCCGCCGAAAACGGCGACATCGACCTGGATGACTTCCGTGCCAAGGCCGAGGCGGCGGGCGACGATCTGGCGGCCTGCATGATCACCTATCCCTCGACCCACGGCGTGTTCGAGGACACGGTGCGCGACGTCTGCGAGATCACCCACAGCTACGGTGGCCAGGTCTATCTGGACGGGGCGAACCTGAACGCGATGGTGGGCCTGTCGAAGCCCGGCGAAATCGGGGCCGACGTCAGCCACCTGAACCTGCACAAGACGTTCTGCATTCCTCACGGCGGAGGCGGTCCCGGCATGGGACCGATCGGCGTCAAGGCGCATCTGGCCCCGCATCTGCCCGGTCATCCCGATCTGGGGACCGAAGGCCCGGTGTCGGCGGCGCCCTACGGCAGCGCTTCGATCCTGCCGATCAGCTATGCCTATGTGATGATGATGGGCGGTGCGGGCCTGACCCAGGCCACAAAGGTCGCGATCTTGTCGGCGAACTACATCGCGGCCCGGCTCAAGGGCAGCTACGACGTGCTCTATGGCGGACGGCGCGGGCGGATCGCGCATGAATGCATTCTCGACACGCGGCCCTTTGCCGACAGCGCCGGGGTCACCGTGGATGATGTCGCCAAGCGACTGATGGACAATGGCTTCCACGCGCCGACCATGTCCTGGCCGGTGGCCGGAACGCTGATGGTCGAACCCACCGAAAGCGAGCCGAAGCCCGAACTCGACCGGTTCATCGACGCCATGCTGGCGATCCGGGAAGAGGTGCGCGCCATCGAAGAGGGGCGGATCGACGCCGCCAACAACCCGCTCAAGAACGCGCCACACACGATGGAGGATCTGGTCCGCGACTGGGACCGCCCCTATTCGCGCGAAGAGGGATGCTTCCCTCCGGGGGCGTTCCGCGTGGACAAGTACTGGCCGCCGGTGAACCGGGTCGACAACGTGGCGGGCGACCGCAACCTGATCTGCACCTGCCCCCCGCTGGAAGAGTACCTCGACGCGGCCGAGTGA
- a CDS encoding DUF2254 domain-containing protein — translation MFLSIEFWKLRELARRIWVRIALISGLALIAVAATPVLGWLLPEGMKDRITEEALRDLLSVLSGSMLAVATFSLSVMVSAHHFAASQVTPRSHRLLRQDGRTQSVLATFIGAFVYAIVAIVLVNAGLFGGRDFAAVYGVTIVVLALVIVALVRWVRQISSLGSIEATTERVESAARAAMEDRMEAPFLGGCALPEDGPPAGTIPVVAQAHGWVRHIDLERLSDLAKTSEARLYLAKVPGDRVAPDDVLIHVETERMSVEAQTEMNAAIVIGPLRDFMQDPGFGIEVLSEIGQRALSPGMNDPRTATHVVWLQLGLLTLWQARDTCKPQFPRLFVPPLRAQALVEGAFDYIARDGAALVEVQVAVQSALAHLARHPDAEMAQAARIVSARALERMDLPLSADAAVVRTAAAGR, via the coding sequence ATGTTCCTGTCGATCGAATTCTGGAAACTGCGAGAGTTGGCGCGGCGGATCTGGGTGCGCATCGCGCTGATTTCCGGGCTGGCCCTGATTGCAGTGGCAGCGACGCCGGTGCTGGGCTGGCTGTTGCCTGAGGGCATGAAGGACCGCATCACCGAAGAGGCGCTGCGCGACCTGCTGTCGGTGCTCAGCGGATCGATGCTGGCGGTTGCGACCTTTTCCCTGTCGGTCATGGTATCGGCCCATCATTTCGCCGCCTCGCAGGTCACGCCCCGATCGCATCGCCTGCTGCGGCAGGACGGGCGGACGCAATCGGTCCTGGCGACCTTTATCGGGGCCTTCGTCTACGCCATCGTGGCCATCGTTCTGGTCAACGCCGGACTGTTCGGGGGGCGCGACTTTGCAGCCGTCTACGGGGTCACCATTGTCGTGCTGGCCCTGGTTATCGTGGCCTTGGTGCGTTGGGTCCGCCAGATTTCCAGCCTGGGATCGATCGAAGCCACGACCGAGCGGGTCGAGAGCGCGGCCCGCGCCGCGATGGAGGACCGGATGGAAGCCCCCTTTCTGGGTGGCTGCGCCCTGCCCGAGGACGGTCCACCCGCGGGCACGATCCCGGTCGTCGCACAGGCGCATGGCTGGGTCCGGCATATCGACCTGGAACGGCTGTCTGACCTGGCAAAGACGTCAGAGGCGCGGCTTTACCTGGCAAAGGTGCCCGGCGACCGCGTAGCCCCGGACGATGTGCTGATCCACGTCGAGACCGAGCGGATGTCGGTCGAGGCGCAGACCGAGATGAACGCGGCCATCGTGATCGGTCCGTTGCGCGATTTCATGCAGGATCCCGGCTTTGGCATCGAGGTTCTGTCGGAAATCGGCCAGCGTGCGCTGTCGCCCGGAATGAACGATCCGCGTACGGCGACGCATGTGGTCTGGTTGCAACTGGGCCTTCTGACGCTTTGGCAGGCGCGGGACACGTGCAAGCCGCAGTTCCCCCGGCTGTTCGTTCCGCCCTTGCGGGCGCAGGCCCTGGTGGAAGGGGCGTTTGACTACATCGCCCGCGACGGGGCGGCGCTGGTCGAGGTGCAGGTCGCGGTTCAGAGCGCGCTTGCCCATCTGGCCCGCCACCCGGATGCAGAGATGGCGCAGGCCGCGCGGATCGTTTCGGCCCGCGCGCTGGAACGGATGGATCTGCCGCTTTCTGCCGATGCGGCGGTTGTGCGCACGGCGGCTGCGGGTCGCTAG